From a single Okeanomitos corallinicola TIOX110 genomic region:
- a CDS encoding cytochrome P450 translates to MPSLPSSEKPKIIQRLQWLFNPLELMAESTRDYGDFVNLSIIGDQPITLISNPQAIQEIFAAPIDKLDARGSQLLKSLLGEKSLLLLGGTQHQRQRRLLTPPFYGDRMKAYGQIITNLTTEVINKWQIGEPFSVRDAMQEISLKVILHTVFGIYEGERFTELQTLLCAILNFGDSPLRAAVNFFPILQKDLGAWSPWGYFLKQREKIDQLLYAEIQERRDHHDPDRNDILSLMMSARDENGEAMTDVELRDELMTLLVAGHETTASAITWALYWIHRLPEVREKLLNELNNVDENTDKNEIFRLPYLTAVCNETLRIYPIVMVTIPRIVQSPMEIMGYEFPQGSLLLGCIYLTHRRPDLYPEAEKFKPERFLEKQFAPYEYLPFGGGQRKCLGMSFALFEMKLVLATIMSQMDLKLLDHIPVKPVRRGVTLAPSGGQWLVATGKRERVKNTAGV, encoded by the coding sequence ATGCCTAGCTTACCTAGTTCAGAAAAACCTAAAATTATCCAACGGTTACAATGGCTATTTAATCCTTTAGAATTAATGGCAGAAAGCACCAGAGATTATGGTGATTTTGTGAATTTATCTATCATTGGTGATCAGCCAATAACTTTGATTAGTAATCCCCAAGCAATTCAGGAAATTTTTGCAGCACCGATAGATAAATTAGATGCTAGAGGTTCACAACTTTTAAAATCTCTACTGGGAGAAAAATCTTTATTATTATTAGGTGGTACTCAACATCAACGCCAACGTCGTTTATTAACACCTCCATTTTATGGCGATCGCATGAAAGCCTACGGTCAAATTATCACCAATCTGACTACAGAAGTCATTAATAAATGGCAAATTGGTGAACCATTTTCAGTTAGGGATGCCATGCAAGAAATATCCCTCAAGGTGATATTACACACGGTTTTTGGTATCTATGAAGGGGAAAGATTTACAGAATTACAAACTCTACTTTGTGCAATTTTAAATTTCGGTGATAGTCCACTACGTGCAGCTGTCAATTTTTTCCCCATACTACAAAAAGATTTAGGTGCATGGAGTCCTTGGGGATATTTTTTAAAACAAAGAGAAAAAATTGATCAATTATTATATGCAGAAATTCAAGAACGCAGAGATCATCATGATCCCGATCGCAATGATATTCTTTCCCTGATGATGTCAGCGCGAGATGAAAACGGGGAAGCAATGACAGATGTGGAATTAAGGGATGAATTAATGACCTTATTAGTAGCAGGCCATGAAACCACTGCTTCCGCTATCACCTGGGCATTATATTGGATTCATCGTTTACCAGAAGTCAGAGAAAAACTGTTAAATGAGTTAAATAATGTGGATGAAAATACAGATAAAAATGAAATTTTCCGCCTTCCTTATTTAACCGCAGTTTGTAACGAAACTCTCCGCATTTATCCCATTGTCATGGTAACTATACCTCGTATTGTTCAGTCACCAATGGAAATTATGGGTTATGAATTTCCCCAGGGTTCATTGTTACTAGGCTGTATTTATTTAACCCATCGTCGGCCAGATTTATATCCAGAAGCAGAAAAATTTAAACCGGAACGCTTTTTAGAAAAGCAATTTGCACCCTATGAATATTTACCCTTTGGTGGTGGACAGCGGAAATGTTTAGGAATGTCCTTTGCACTGTTTGAAATGAAGCTAGTTTTAGCAACTATTATGTCACAAATGGATTTAAAACTATTAGATCATATTCCTGTCAAACCTGTGCGTCGGGGTGTAACTTTAGCACCTTCTGGTGGTCAGTGGTTGGTAGCAACTGGTAAACGAGAAAGGGTAAAAAATACCGCAGGAGTTTAG
- the glgA gene encoding glycogen synthase GlgA, with amino-acid sequence MYIVQIASECAPVIKAGGLGDVVYGLSRELEGRGNTVELILPMYDCMRYDHIWGLHDAYLNLWVPWYGAAIHCSVYCGWVHGRVCFFIQPHCEDNFFNRGCYYGCNDDNMRFAFFSKAALEFLLQSNKRPDIIHCHDWQTGLIPVMLYEIYKYHGMEYQRVCYTIHNFKHQGMGGVETLEATNLNRPEYYFQYDKLRDNFNPFAINFMKAGINYANAVTTVSPNHAIEAQTSDIGCGLGHTLHLQQNKFSGVLNGIDYDFWNPQVDRYIPNNYNWDDFEIKTYNKKALRERLMLADDDQKPIIAYIGRLDNQKGVHLVHHAMYYALGKGAQFVLLGSATEPAINAHFQHEKQFLNNNPDVHLELGFNEELSHLIYAGADMIVVPSNYEPCGLTQMIGLKYGTVPIVRAVGGLVNTVFDRDYDQNLPPEKRNGYVFYEQDNQALESAMGRAIDLWYQQPKEFKQLAIQGMRYDNSWNVPGAKYLEIYQWIKHHW; translated from the coding sequence ATGTACATAGTACAAATTGCCTCAGAATGCGCTCCTGTCATTAAAGCCGGGGGTTTGGGGGATGTCGTCTATGGACTCAGTCGGGAGTTGGAAGGACGGGGAAACACTGTTGAACTCATCCTACCTATGTATGATTGTATGCGTTATGACCACATCTGGGGGTTACATGATGCTTACCTGAATCTCTGGGTCCCCTGGTATGGGGCAGCTATTCACTGTTCTGTTTACTGCGGTTGGGTACATGGTCGAGTTTGTTTCTTTATTCAACCCCACTGTGAGGACAACTTTTTTAATAGAGGTTGTTACTATGGTTGCAATGATGACAATATGCGGTTTGCATTTTTCAGCAAAGCAGCTTTAGAATTTTTACTGCAAAGTAATAAACGACCAGATATTATCCATTGTCACGACTGGCAAACTGGTTTAATTCCTGTCATGTTGTATGAAATTTATAAATATCATGGCATGGAATATCAAAGAGTTTGTTACACCATTCATAATTTTAAACATCAAGGCATGGGAGGTGTAGAAACTTTAGAAGCGACAAATTTAAACCGTCCAGAATATTACTTCCAATATGATAAACTGCGGGATAATTTTAATCCTTTTGCCATCAATTTTATGAAAGCCGGGATTAATTATGCTAACGCTGTCACAACAGTATCACCAAATCATGCCATAGAAGCTCAAACTTCTGATATAGGTTGTGGTTTAGGTCATACTTTGCACTTACAACAAAATAAATTTAGTGGTGTTCTCAACGGTATTGATTACGATTTTTGGAATCCTCAAGTTGACCGTTACATTCCTAATAATTACAATTGGGATGATTTTGAAATCAAGACATATAACAAAAAAGCTTTGCGAGAAAGATTGATGTTAGCTGATGATGATCAAAAACCCATCATTGCTTACATCGGTCGTTTAGATAATCAAAAAGGTGTACATTTGGTTCACCATGCTATGTACTACGCTTTGGGTAAAGGAGCGCAATTTGTCTTGTTAGGTTCTGCTACAGAACCAGCAATTAATGCTCATTTCCAACATGAAAAACAATTTTTAAATAATAACCCAGATGTGCATTTAGAATTAGGATTTAATGAGGAATTATCTCACCTGATTTACGCTGGTGCAGATATGATAGTTGTTCCTAGTAATTATGAACCCTGTGGTTTAACCCAAATGATTGGTTTAAAATATGGTACTGTTCCCATTGTTCGTGCAGTTGGTGGTTTAGTAAATACTGTTTTTGATAGAGATTATGATCAAAATTTACCACCAGAAAAACGCAATGGTTATGTGTTTTATGAACAAGATAATCAAGCCTTGGAATCTGCAATGGGAAGGGCAATTGATTTGTGGTATCAACAACCTAAAGAATTTAAACAATTAGCAATTCAGGGGATGAGATATGATAATTCATGGAATGTTCCTGGTGCGAAATATTTAGAAATTTATCAATGGATAAAACACCATTGGTAA
- a CDS encoding amylo-alpha-1,6-glucosidase yields the protein MFDLDTREWLLTNGCGGFASGTVSDVHTRTYHGWLFAAINPPSGRKLLLSHLEASLEIPGKIIALGTNIWASGEIKPTGYRFLHHFDINPIPEWVWSGDNWQLSRKLVMPNGLGEEDRSNCQRVLIEYGYEGKQEGILRLRLLIGDRDFHHQQVGSEKIQFSQLLSQQVLCLQINNCGQFGTPWHLRWTKGEYQADGLWYWNYALPAETKRGLGDRQDLYSPGYLTVKLQPGDTVTLEAKVGLPDPQTPILTSDSFVEAVAAEQERLAQTFGWRESNYSPSPTYQQLLKASDQFIVYRASIDSPTVIAGYHWFNDWGRDTLIALPGLTLVTGRFAIAKGLLKTFAAYCRHGLIPNAFPDENSQPFYNSIDAALWWIETLGLYLEATQDWQFLAEQFPIVQQIHKAFISGTHYNIQFDPIDGLISWDANGVALTWMDALVEGVPVTPRCGKPVEINALWYSALCWLSQWAEYLSHEDIDNSIRLHNQAQRYQQQAEQVKASLQKFWNSQLGYLYDVINPDDLRNSQIRPNAVLALSLHHCGFSEQQGRKILDLATSRLLTPYGLRSLDPGDPEYVGKCEGSPQKRDRAYHQGTVWTWLIGAYIRAWERFYPEVPIPFDWQPLVEHFLAAGCLGSISEIFDGDAPHISRGAIAQAWSVSEVIRHFQS from the coding sequence ATGTTTGATTTAGATACAAGAGAATGGTTACTAACAAATGGCTGTGGTGGTTTTGCCAGTGGTACAGTTTCTGATGTGCATACAAGAACTTATCATGGTTGGTTATTTGCGGCGATAAATCCCCCTTCAGGTAGAAAATTATTGCTATCTCATTTAGAGGCTAGTTTAGAAATACCGGGAAAAATCATAGCATTAGGAACAAATATTTGGGCTAGTGGTGAAATTAAACCCACTGGCTATAGATTTCTGCACCATTTTGATATTAACCCAATTCCTGAATGGGTTTGGAGTGGGGATAATTGGCAGTTAAGCAGAAAGTTGGTAATGCCGAATGGGTTAGGAGAAGAAGATAGATCTAATTGCCAAAGAGTTTTGATTGAGTATGGTTACGAGGGGAAACAAGAGGGAATTTTAAGGTTAAGACTGTTAATAGGCGATCGCGACTTTCATCATCAACAAGTTGGGAGTGAGAAAATCCAGTTTTCCCAATTACTCAGTCAACAGGTATTGTGTCTACAGATCAACAATTGCGGGCAATTTGGTACACCTTGGCATTTACGATGGACAAAAGGAGAGTATCAAGCCGATGGTTTATGGTACTGGAATTATGCTTTACCCGCAGAAACCAAAAGAGGATTAGGCGATCGCCAAGACCTTTACAGCCCCGGTTATTTAACAGTTAAACTACAACCAGGGGATACCGTCACCCTAGAAGCCAAAGTAGGTTTACCAGACCCCCAAACACCGATTCTGACATCGGATAGCTTTGTAGAAGCAGTAGCAGCAGAACAAGAAAGACTAGCGCAAACTTTTGGATGGAGAGAAAGCAACTATTCACCTTCACCTACTTATCAACAACTATTAAAAGCCAGTGATCAATTTATTGTCTATCGAGCTTCTATAGATAGTCCGACAGTAATAGCTGGATATCACTGGTTTAATGACTGGGGTAGAGATACTTTAATTGCATTACCAGGATTAACCTTAGTTACAGGGCGGTTTGCAATAGCAAAAGGACTATTAAAAACTTTTGCTGCTTATTGTCGTCATGGACTCATACCTAATGCTTTTCCTGATGAAAATAGCCAACCATTTTATAACAGTATTGATGCAGCTTTATGGTGGATTGAAACTTTAGGACTTTATTTAGAAGCTACCCAAGATTGGCAGTTTTTAGCAGAACAATTTCCCATTGTCCAGCAAATTCACAAAGCCTTCATTAGTGGTACTCATTACAATATTCAATTTGATCCTATTGATGGGCTAATTTCCTGGGATGCGAATGGAGTGGCTTTAACTTGGATGGATGCCTTAGTTGAAGGAGTACCAGTCACACCCCGTTGTGGTAAACCAGTGGAAATTAACGCTTTGTGGTATTCAGCTTTATGTTGGTTAAGTCAATGGGCTGAATATTTGAGCCATGAAGATATAGATAATTCTATTCGTTTACATAATCAAGCCCAACGTTATCAACAACAAGCAGAACAGGTAAAAGCTTCTTTGCAAAAGTTCTGGAATTCCCAGTTAGGTTATTTATATGATGTGATTAATCCAGATGATCTTCGTAATTCCCAAATTCGACCCAATGCAGTTTTAGCACTATCTCTGCATCACTGTGGTTTTTCTGAACAACAAGGCCGTAAAATTTTGGATCTAGCAACTTCTCGACTCTTAACTCCCTATGGTTTGCGAAGTCTTGATCCTGGTGATCCAGAATATGTGGGTAAATGTGAGGGTAGTCCACAAAAACGCGATCGCGCTTATCATCAAGGTACGGTTTGGACTTGGTTAATTGGTGCTTATATTCGAGCCTGGGAGCGTTTTTACCCAGAAGTACCTATACCTTTTGATTGGCAACCGCTTGTAGAGCATTTTTTAGCTGCTGGTTGTTTGGGTTCGATTTCAGAAATTTTTGATGGTGATGCACCGCATATATCCAGGGGTGCGATCGCTCAAGCTTGGTCTGTTTCTGAGGTAATTCGTCATTTTCAATCATGA
- a CDS encoding peroxiredoxin — protein MTLSYGTEGCLRVGQQAPDFTATAVYDQEFKTIKLSDYRGKYVVLFFYPLDFTFVCPTEITAFSDRYEEFKKLNTEVLGVSVDSEFSHLAWIQTDRKSGGVGDLNYPLVSDIKKEISATYNVLDPAAGIALRGLFLIDKEGVIQHSTINNLAFGRSVEETLRTLQAIQHVQSHPDEVCPAGWQPGEKTMVPDPVKSKVYFAEV, from the coding sequence ATGACACTTTCATACGGAACAGAAGGATGCCTTCGTGTTGGTCAACAAGCACCTGATTTCACAGCAACAGCTGTATATGATCAGGAATTTAAGACAATCAAACTTTCCGACTATCGCGGTAAATATGTCGTTCTGTTTTTCTACCCCTTAGACTTTACCTTTGTTTGCCCCACTGAGATCACAGCATTTAGCGATCGCTACGAAGAATTCAAGAAACTGAATACAGAAGTTCTTGGTGTTTCCGTAGATAGCGAATTTTCTCACCTGGCTTGGATTCAAACAGATCGCAAATCCGGTGGTGTTGGTGACTTAAACTATCCCCTAGTTTCCGACATCAAAAAAGAAATTAGTGCTACCTATAACGTTCTTGATCCCGCCGCTGGTATTGCTTTGCGTGGTTTATTTCTCATTGATAAAGAAGGCGTTATCCAGCATTCTACCATCAACAATCTAGCTTTTGGTCGCAGCGTTGAAGAAACATTGCGGACATTACAAGCTATTCAGCACGTTCAATCTCACCCCGATGAAGTTTGTCCTGCTGGTTGGCAACCTGGAGAAAAAACAATGGTTCCCGATCCTGTGAAGTCTAAAGTTTACTTCGCAGAAGTATAA
- the tnpA gene encoding IS200/IS605 family transposase: MALWRLYYHIVWATKQRQPLISSDIEDKLYGYLIGKANYLGCIVHAIGGIEDHIHLVVSIPPKLSVAEFVKTLKGSSTYHYNHYLDITKKFAWQEGYGVFSLGGKQLQEAVDYVNNQKIHHQNKTTILFLEQETDLDQPPN, encoded by the coding sequence ATGGCGTTATGGCGGTTATATTATCATATTGTTTGGGCTACTAAACAACGACAACCTTTAATATCTAGTGATATAGAAGATAAATTATATGGTTATTTAATTGGTAAAGCTAATTATTTAGGTTGCATTGTTCATGCTATTGGTGGAATTGAAGATCATATTCATTTAGTTGTTTCTATTCCTCCCAAATTATCTGTTGCTGAATTTGTAAAAACCTTAAAAGGTAGCAGTACCTATCATTATAATCATTATTTAGACATAACAAAAAAATTTGCTTGGCAAGAAGGATATGGTGTTTTTTCACTAGGAGGTAAACAATTACAAGAAGCTGTTGATTATGTGAATAATCAAAAAATACACCATCAAAATAAAACCACCATTCTATTCTTAGAACAAGAAACCGATTTAGATCAACCTCCAAACTAA
- a CDS encoding phosphoketolase, with protein MTTTSKASSTVPNFCEGIQYFGEALPDFEKYGANPVIESGKGAIANPTDTKAVYQTLLAADALRYLTLQITGSKASGHPGGFASQAEAYAALVMLGHKNIITEVGHHAPGFYSAMFLDRSLEDMGISTVQQLRDRFREKHGLLGHLSGYIPGILAPAGPLGQGQHFAMAAALLHRDKLFPFTLGDGGLGEPYIMSSMAHFNTAYPTVTNFLPVLVWNGYSQEHHSMVSLKTNAEMIAYWQGNGFAEVVLVNAKDFDDQNQDGEYVDSTAFSFKNRLEFTKAVLVGMDKAARSALSGKLTVFIIKQLKGAGVHDLGAKSHNLYPKDTLDAPHIITALKNRALSVEAWQTVRTNAERAGGGPAAKTVVTEFELPLADLGKLPLEEYQVGAVPQVATTVMGKLVGVVGNKDKNFLVTNADGNAASGIGNINEALKIIHPTTDETYHQAPGGQVYEPLSEDACAGLAAGLSLMGARTLWCSYESFAINGLPIWQTVTQAMAELRRKTPSTITLFTAGALEQGRNGWTHQRPEIEAYFASLMRTGNVFPLFPPDANSIQVCYDWALQTKNKGIVITASKSPLPIRSTFAQTEKGLIDGAVLLHEVAGGKTVVFAVIGDMTLIPVFEAAAFLETEGIGVKIVSIINPRRLYRPHDTAWDTCSEPDNGFLSDADFEQLFGGDALIGVTGGAAAMLEPIMLRSNSKRDSFAWKRGETTASAGELMAFNGLTAEALTKRAIELVH; from the coding sequence ATGACAACGACATCAAAAGCATCTTCCACCGTTCCCAACTTTTGTGAAGGTATTCAATATTTTGGGGAAGCATTGCCAGATTTTGAAAAATATGGTGCAAATCCAGTGATAGAATCGGGCAAAGGTGCGATCGCAAATCCTACAGATACAAAGGCAGTATATCAAACCTTATTAGCTGCCGATGCCCTGCGCTATCTAACCCTACAAATCACTGGTAGTAAGGCTTCTGGACACCCCGGCGGTTTTGCCAGCCAAGCGGAAGCTTATGCAGCTTTGGTCATGCTGGGACATAAAAACATTATCACGGAAGTAGGACATCACGCCCCTGGTTTTTATAGCGCCATGTTCCTAGACCGTTCCTTAGAAGACATGGGCATTTCTACAGTACAACAATTGCGCGATCGCTTTCGAGAAAAGCATGGATTATTAGGACACCTATCCGGCTACATTCCCGGCATTCTCGCACCTGCTGGACCCCTGGGACAAGGACAACATTTTGCCATGGCCGCCGCCCTCTTACACCGTGATAAACTCTTCCCCTTCACCCTGGGAGACGGGGGACTGGGTGAACCCTATATCATGAGTTCAATGGCGCATTTCAACACCGCTTACCCCACCGTCACCAACTTCCTACCCGTGTTAGTGTGGAACGGTTACAGCCAAGAACACCACAGCATGGTATCTCTAAAAACCAATGCAGAGATGATTGCCTATTGGCAAGGTAACGGTTTTGCGGAAGTTGTGTTAGTTAATGCCAAAGATTTTGACGACCAAAACCAAGACGGTGAATATGTTGATAGTACCGCATTTTCCTTTAAGAACCGTCTAGAATTTACCAAAGCGGTATTAGTAGGAATGGATAAAGCCGCACGTTCAGCACTTAGCGGTAAATTGACCGTATTTATTATCAAACAACTCAAAGGTGCAGGAGTTCATGATTTAGGTGCAAAATCACACAACCTCTATCCTAAAGATACATTAGATGCGCCCCACATTATTACAGCATTAAAAAATCGGGCTTTATCTGTAGAAGCATGGCAAACAGTCCGCACCAATGCCGAACGTGCAGGAGGTGGACCAGCAGCGAAAACAGTGGTGACAGAATTTGAATTACCTTTAGCAGATTTAGGTAAATTACCATTAGAAGAATATCAAGTTGGGGCAGTTCCTCAAGTTGCTACAACTGTGATGGGTAAGTTAGTGGGAGTAGTAGGAAATAAAGATAAAAATTTCCTGGTGACAAACGCCGATGGTAACGCCGCTTCAGGAATTGGTAATATTAATGAAGCATTAAAAATCATTCACCCTACCACAGATGAAACCTATCATCAAGCCCCAGGAGGTCAAGTTTACGAACCTTTGAGCGAAGATGCTTGTGCCGGATTAGCCGCTGGATTATCCTTAATGGGTGCGAGAACTTTGTGGTGTTCCTACGAATCTTTTGCTATCAATGGTTTACCAATTTGGCAAACTGTCACCCAAGCAATGGCAGAATTACGCCGCAAAACTCCCTCAACAATTACATTATTTACTGCGGGGGCTTTAGAACAAGGACGCAACGGTTGGACTCACCAAAGACCAGAAATTGAAGCTTATTTTGCATCTTTAATGAGAACGGGAAATGTCTTCCCATTATTTCCCCCTGATGCTAACAGTATTCAAGTCTGTTATGACTGGGCTTTGCAAACAAAAAATAAGGGCATTGTCATTACTGCTAGTAAGTCTCCTTTGCCAATTCGTAGCACCTTTGCCCAAACTGAAAAAGGCTTAATTGATGGCGCGGTGTTATTACATGAAGTTGCGGGTGGGAAGACAGTTGTATTTGCAGTTATTGGCGATATGACTTTAATTCCTGTGTTTGAAGCGGCGGCTTTTTTAGAAACTGAAGGTATTGGTGTGAAGATTGTTTCTATTATCAATCCCCGTCGTTTATATCGTCCTCATGATACAGCTTGGGATACTTGTTCTGAACCTGATAACGGTTTTTTAAGTGATGCCGATTTTGAGCAATTGTTTGGTGGAGATGCCTTAATTGGTGTGACAGGTGGTGCTGCGGCGATGTTAGAACCAATCATGTTACGCAGTAATTCTAAGCGTGATTCTTTCGCCTGGAAGCGTGGGGAAACTACGGCTAGTGCTGGTGAGTTGATGGCTTTTAATGGGTTGACTGCGGAAGCGTTGACTAAGCGGGCTATTGAGTTGGTGCATTAA
- a CDS encoding saccharopine dehydrogenase NADP-binding domain-containing protein, translated as MTQSVLILGGKGRIGSAVAEDILKHTQVNITITGRSPEHSLSLGERVEYLSLDLQETAKLKNAIAKSNLVIHCAGPFHHRDTQVLEICIDQGVNYLDVSDHRSYTQKALNLHEKAVNAGVTAIINTGIFPGISNSLVRQLVDKLDTPQKIHLSYLVSGSGGAGVTVMRTTFLGLQHPFTAWINGEWQVIKPYTDREEIIFPAPYLRSGVYWFDMPETVTLPLSFPTVKTVITKFGSVPDFYNHLTWITAHIFPQWLIQKHETIEFLSHVSHQMTDFTDIFTGIGVAVRAEVTGKKDGKNVVYTSTLLHENTAIAAGMGTGSIAKLLLAGKLKNPGVSPVEAALTTELFNQIVQERNIEINFQC; from the coding sequence ATGACACAGAGTGTATTAATTTTAGGTGGAAAAGGTAGAATTGGTAGTGCAGTTGCCGAGGATATTTTAAAACATACTCAGGTAAATATTACTATTACTGGACGTTCTCCAGAACATAGTTTAAGTTTGGGTGAAAGGGTAGAATATTTAAGTTTAGATTTACAGGAAACTGCAAAATTAAAAAATGCGATCGCCAAATCTAATCTCGTCATTCACTGTGCAGGCCCTTTTCACCATCGAGATACCCAAGTTTTAGAAATTTGCATTGATCAAGGTGTCAATTATCTTGATGTTAGTGATCATCGTTCCTATACCCAAAAAGCCCTTAATTTACATGAAAAAGCTGTAAATGCTGGAGTGACAGCAATTATTAACACGGGAATTTTTCCTGGTATTTCTAATAGTTTGGTAAGGCAATTAGTTGATAAGTTAGACACCCCACAAAAAATTCATTTAAGTTATTTGGTTTCTGGTTCTGGAGGCGCGGGTGTCACGGTGATGCGAACTACATTTTTAGGTTTACAGCATCCTTTTACAGCTTGGATAAATGGAGAATGGCAGGTAATTAAACCTTATACAGATAGAGAAGAAATTATATTTCCTGCACCCTATCTACGTAGTGGTGTTTATTGGTTTGATATGCCAGAAACCGTTACACTTCCTCTTTCTTTTCCTACAGTTAAAACCGTAATTACTAAATTTGGATCAGTTCCCGATTTTTATAACCATTTAACTTGGATTACTGCTCATATTTTCCCGCAATGGTTAATACAGAAACATGAAACCATTGAATTTTTATCTCATGTTAGTCATCAAATGACAGATTTTACAGATATATTTACTGGCATCGGTGTAGCAGTCAGGGCAGAAGTTACAGGTAAAAAAGACGGAAAAAATGTAGTTTATACTTCTACCTTACTACATGAAAATACAGCGATAGCCGCTGGTATGGGTACAGGTAGTATTGCTAAATTATTACTAGCAGGTAAACTAAAAAATCCCGGTGTCTCTCCTGTGGAAGCAGCATTAACGACAGAATTATTTAACCAAATTGTCCAAGAAAGAAATATCGAGATTAATTTTCAATGCTGA
- the crtO gene encoding beta-carotene ketolase CrtO, producing MKEYDVVIIGAGHNGLVCAAYLLKAGYSVLLLEKRPVPGGAATTEECIPEAPGFKFNLCAIDHEFIHLGPVVEELELTKYGLEYLECDPVVFCPHPDGKYFLAHKSLEKTCAEIARYNERDARKYAEFTNYWQRVVNAMIPMFNAPPKSIIDIFGNYNTNKFKDLFSVVGSTQKSMDFVRTMLNSAEDIINEWFDEEFIKAPLARLASELGAPPSQKNLAIGVMMMSMRHNPGMARPRGGTGALVKALVNLVTKKGGVILTEQHVEKVLIDDNKAVGVRVIGGQEYRAKYGVISNIDAQRLFLQMTEKKEIDAVDDNLWERLERRIVNNNETILKIDLALDEPLIFSHHDHKDEYLIGSILIADSMNHVEQAHSKCTLGEIPDSDPSMYVVVPSMLDPSLAPAGKHTVWIEFFAPYQIAGAEGTGLNGTGWTDELKNKVADKVVDKLATYAPNVKKATIARRVESPAELGERLGAYKGNYYHIDMTLDQMIFFRPLPELANYKTPVDNLFLTGAGTHPGGSISGMPGRNCARVFLQSKHPISQALKDAGNTIKSSFGGIFG from the coding sequence ATGAAAGAATATGATGTTGTAATTATTGGTGCAGGACATAACGGTTTAGTGTGTGCTGCTTATTTACTTAAAGCTGGTTACAGTGTTCTCTTATTAGAAAAACGTCCTGTTCCTGGTGGTGCTGCAACCACAGAAGAATGTATACCAGAAGCCCCAGGTTTTAAATTTAACCTCTGTGCCATTGACCATGAATTTATCCATTTGGGTCCTGTTGTTGAGGAATTAGAGTTAACAAAATATGGTTTAGAATACCTAGAATGTGACCCGGTGGTGTTCTGTCCCCATCCCGATGGTAAATATTTTTTAGCACATAAATCTTTAGAAAAAACCTGTGCAGAAATCGCTCGTTATAATGAAAGAGATGCGAGAAAATATGCAGAGTTTACTAACTATTGGCAACGGGTAGTTAATGCTATGATTCCTATGTTTAATGCTCCCCCAAAATCAATTATAGATATTTTTGGTAATTATAACACTAATAAATTTAAAGATTTATTTTCTGTGGTTGGTTCTACACAAAAAAGTATGGATTTTGTGCGGACGATGTTAAACAGTGCAGAGGATATTATTAATGAATGGTTTGATGAGGAATTTATTAAAGCACCCTTGGCAAGATTAGCTTCAGAATTAGGAGCGCCTCCTTCCCAAAAAAACCTGGCTATTGGTGTAATGATGATGTCTATGCGCCATAATCCAGGGATGGCTAGACCTCGTGGTGGAACTGGTGCTTTAGTTAAAGCTTTAGTTAATTTGGTGACTAAAAAAGGTGGGGTAATTCTCACAGAACAGCACGTAGAAAAGGTATTAATTGATGATAATAAAGCTGTGGGTGTGAGAGTAATAGGTGGTCAAGAATATCGGGCAAAATATGGAGTAATTTCTAATATTGATGCTCAACGTTTATTTTTGCAAATGACTGAAAAAAAAGAGATTGATGCTGTTGATGATAATTTATGGGAACGTTTGGAAAGGAGGATAGTTAATAATAATGAAACGATTTTAAAGATAGATTTGGCATTAGATGAACCATTGATTTTTTCTCACCATGATCATAAGGATGAATATTTAATTGGTTCAATTTTAATTGCCGATTCTATGAATCATGTGGAACAAGCACATAGTAAATGTACACTAGGGGAAATTCCTGATAGTGATCCTTCTATGTATGTGGTAGTTCCTAGTATGCTTGATCCGAGTTTAGCACCAGCAGGAAAACATACTGTTTGGATTGAATTTTTTGCCCCTTATCAAATAGCAGGTGCGGAAGGAACAGGTTTAAATGGTACAGGTTGGACTGATGAATTGAAAAATAAAGTTGCAGATAAAGTGGTGGATAAATTAGCAACTTACGCACCAAATGTGAAAAAAGCAACTATTGCGAGAAGGGTAGAAAGTCCAGCGGAATTAGGGGAAAGATTAGGTGCTTACAAGGGGAATTATTATCATATTGATATGACCTTAGATCAAATGATATTTTTTCGACCTTTACCAGAATTAGCTAATTATAAAACTCCTGTTGATAATCTGTTTTTGACTGGTGCTGGTACACATCCTGGTGGTTCAATTTCAGGAATGCCAGGGCGAAATTGTGCTAGGGTATTTTTACAGTCTAAACATCCTATTTCCCAGGCATTGAAGGATGCAGGAAATACGATTAAGTCTAGTTTTGGGGGAATATTTGGGTGA